From one Acidobacteriota bacterium genomic stretch:
- a CDS encoding 5'-3'-deoxyribonucleotidase: MDEVMADALGEHLLRYNRDHNENITLADLQGKWLWQVVSSDRHNTLAGYLRSEDFFESLAVMPESQRVMKRLQEKYEVFIATAAMEVPTSFQQKFVWLEKHFPFIAPSHIVYCGDKGILDADYLIDDNVRQFRRFKGEGILFSSPHNAGVEGYRRVNDWLDVEKMFLG, translated from the coding sequence ATGGACGAGGTGATGGCCGATGCGCTGGGCGAACACCTTCTGCGTTACAACCGCGACCACAACGAAAACATCACGCTGGCCGACCTGCAGGGCAAGTGGCTGTGGCAGGTTGTCTCTTCGGACCGCCACAACACGCTCGCCGGCTACCTGCGCTCTGAAGACTTTTTTGAGAGCCTGGCCGTGATGCCCGAGTCGCAGCGCGTGATGAAGCGTCTACAGGAGAAGTACGAGGTCTTCATCGCCACTGCCGCCATGGAGGTGCCGACCTCGTTCCAGCAGAAGTTCGTGTGGCTGGAAAAGCACTTCCCCTTCATCGCGCCGTCGCACATCGTCTACTGCGGCGACAAGGGCATCCTCGACGCCGACTACCTGATCGACGACAACGTGCGGCAGTTCCGCAGGTTCAAGGGCGAAGGTATCCTCTTCAGCTCGCCGCACAACGCCGGCGTCGAAGGCTACCGCCGCGTCAACGACTGGCTCGATGTCGAGAAGATGTTTTTGGGCTAA
- a CDS encoding LysR family transcriptional regulator, whose amino-acid sequence MDRDLELRHLRYFVAVAEELHFGRAAARLHLAQPPLSQQIRRLEEILGYPLFVRTSRAVRLTAAGEVFLERARRTLRNVEQDIEEARSIGRGDEGSLRVGFIGSGMLTPLPAMLGRYRQLHPRVELQLSETYTANIAASIHRGTLDAGFLRDGGPIEGLHVESLFSEAYVAVLPSTHRLAGRSAISPADLRDEPFVFFSPTAGKLAYEKTMWLFDEYGFRPRVVQEAPQWLTILRLVGAGLGVSVGPACTRQIAGTEIACPGLRGARVTSNIELACRANEDRAVVRAFASVARKSFGALAGFSPKTSSRHRASR is encoded by the coding sequence ATGGATCGCGATCTCGAGCTTCGCCACCTGCGCTACTTCGTCGCCGTCGCCGAGGAGCTCCACTTTGGGCGGGCGGCCGCGCGCCTGCACCTGGCGCAGCCGCCTTTGTCGCAACAGATTCGCAGGCTCGAAGAGATTCTGGGCTACCCGCTCTTCGTGCGGACCTCGCGCGCAGTGCGGCTGACGGCTGCGGGAGAGGTCTTTCTCGAGCGCGCGCGGCGCACGCTGCGCAACGTGGAACAGGACATCGAGGAGGCGCGTTCGATCGGCCGCGGCGACGAGGGCTCGCTGCGCGTAGGCTTCATCGGATCGGGCATGTTGACGCCGTTGCCCGCCATGCTCGGACGCTATCGCCAGCTCCACCCGCGTGTCGAGCTTCAGCTGTCGGAGACCTACACAGCCAACATCGCGGCGTCGATCCATCGCGGCACGCTCGACGCCGGATTTCTACGCGATGGCGGGCCGATCGAGGGCCTGCATGTGGAGTCGTTGTTCTCCGAGGCTTATGTTGCCGTGCTTCCCTCGACGCACCGGTTGGCGGGCCGTAGCGCGATCTCGCCGGCCGATCTGCGCGACGAACCGTTCGTCTTCTTCTCGCCCACGGCGGGCAAGCTGGCGTATGAGAAGACGATGTGGCTGTTCGACGAATACGGCTTCCGCCCGCGCGTGGTGCAGGAGGCGCCGCAGTGGCTGACGATCCTGCGGCTGGTGGGCGCTGGGCTTGGCGTCTCGGTTGGACCGGCGTGCACGCGGCAGATCGCCGGGACGGAGATCGCCTGCCCGGGGCTGCGCGGCGCACGGGTTACGAGCAATATCGAACTTGCCTGTCGGGCAAACGAAGACCGCGCAGTGGTGCGTGCTTTTGCATCTGTGGCGCGAAAGAGCTTTGGAGCTCTTGCAGGCTTTAGCCCAAAAACATCTTCTCGACATCGAGCCAGTCGTTGA
- a CDS encoding GNAT family N-acetyltransferase, translated as MAATLHLADIPSNTSAPSGSAATGASSNRPRIELRPFHPELPSDALAFRSLNEWWIEKYFGLEEHDREMLGDPEGYVLAKGGHIFFAIGDGAPIGCCGLTLTSPGVYEVVKMAVAPDWQGAGVGRALLSYTVEQGRALGASSLYLETNSSLSSAIHLYETLGFRHLPPRPSPYVRANVFMELRF; from the coding sequence ATGGCCGCGACCCTGCACCTCGCCGACATCCCCTCCAACACCAGCGCACCATCAGGCAGCGCCGCAACAGGGGCTTCCTCGAACAGACCCCGGATCGAGCTCCGCCCCTTCCACCCAGAACTTCCGAGCGACGCACTCGCCTTCCGCTCGCTCAACGAGTGGTGGATCGAGAAGTACTTCGGGCTCGAAGAACACGACCGGGAGATGCTCGGCGACCCCGAAGGCTATGTACTGGCAAAAGGCGGCCACATCTTCTTCGCCATCGGCGACGGAGCTCCCATCGGCTGTTGCGGGCTGACGCTCACCTCACCCGGCGTCTACGAGGTGGTGAAGATGGCGGTCGCGCCCGACTGGCAGGGCGCCGGAGTGGGACGAGCACTGCTCTCCTACACCGTCGAGCAGGGACGAGCCCTCGGCGCAAGCTCCCTCTATCTTGAGACCAACAGCAGCCTCTCGAGCGCCATCCATCTCTATGAGACGCTGGGCTTCCGCCACCTTCCGCCCCGACCCTCTCCTTACGTGCGCGCCAACGTCTTCATGGAGCTGCGCTTCTAG
- a CDS encoding DUF2251 domain-containing protein: MQSLTFTPGDAFLSADSTQPPWTVVFEDEGVAGYFYACDRTSTTHEHSILDAMLIYNVSALEKSDRENERPTTERIAAVEWSKDGLRAVLYLDGIPQALYDFGTRAGYCRMNFPNFMEEQGETWRKSTHAWSEEAIQRFEAELYGIATESNG, translated from the coding sequence ATGCAGTCGCTTACCTTTACCCCCGGAGACGCCTTTCTCTCAGCCGATTCGACCCAGCCGCCGTGGACGGTCGTCTTCGAGGACGAGGGCGTGGCCGGCTACTTCTATGCCTGCGACCGCACGAGCACGACGCACGAGCACTCGATCCTGGACGCGATGCTGATCTACAACGTCTCGGCTCTGGAGAAGAGTGACCGGGAGAACGAGCGGCCGACCACAGAGCGTATCGCCGCCGTCGAGTGGTCGAAGGATGGTTTGCGCGCCGTGCTGTATCTCGATGGAATTCCGCAGGCGCTGTACGATTTCGGCACGCGCGCCGGCTACTGCCGCATGAACTTCCCCAATTTTATGGAGGAGCAGGGCGAGACATGGCGGAAGTCGACCCATGCGTGGTCGGAGGAGGCGATTCAGCGGTTTGAGGCAGAGCTTTATGGGATAGCCACAGAGTCGAATGGCTGA